Within Vigna unguiculata cultivar IT97K-499-35 chromosome 2, ASM411807v1, whole genome shotgun sequence, the genomic segment gtaattatatgaaaaataggGATACAagtataattgaaaaaaagataATTCTAAGAGTGTCAATGtcttttattctaaaataaaacaaacttcTTGCTAATTGATTtacatatttgatattataatatacttgtatttgtgaaatttttttaaggggaaaatattaagtatttttttttaagtttttggaagaacttttttttttatcttgtgaGTATTTTTTTTAGAGGGAATACTTGTACGAAAGGTTTTAATGACATGGTGGTGTGTGATGATATGTAACGTTTTGAGGAATTTGAGGATTTGATTTATCTAATTTATGAGATTTTTTTGGATGTATtaatataacattaattttatacttGAGATTTTATAGGCGATGTAAAGACTATAAAATGGTAGTTTAGAATTGATAGTATATTTAAGatgataaaattcaattattttaatattaaaaatgttaagtatatatagaaatttcataaacaagtttaattactttaaaatatctttatgtAGAGACCACTTTTCTAAAATTCCCTACCTTCTATCTAAGCTTTCTCACTTTGTGTTCATGTGTTTGAAGATCAGAGATTATAGGAGTGATCCACTCGGAGAGATATTATAATCCAGTCGATTGGTTTCTTCTTTAGAGTAAGTTGGTTTTATGACCTTTTCAATTGTGAAATTTGTTCCAATGGTTGAGTCATTCGGGGAGACCTCTAGTCGCTGAGCAAGTGGGTTGTGAAGTACAACTCGATGGGTAAGTGGATGCTTTCACTGAGCGAAACTAGTAGAGtttctcaaaattttcaattctaTGAGATTTGTACGTTTATTGGATATTTTGATGATAATTAGATGTTAGCCCTGTAATCCTATGAATATGTAAATTATTTGAGGGTGGTGTGCTCTAATTCAGTATTGGAGGTTATCTGGACACTCTAATAACCATCCAGACTCATGTAAAGGAATATGAGGTATGTAGTGAGAATAACAAGAGGTCCTAATCTAGGGACTTTACCTTGGTCAAAGACAGAAAggggttaaccttgtgtgtggtagtgTGAAACTCGTTGGAATGGTTCTACAAAGTAGTAAAGGCCACTACAAATGCATAACTTGCAAAAATTTGACATCAATGGATGTATTTGGATAATTTAATCTCGTAAGGTCTTTACTTGTAACATGTTTCTATTTATGAATGAAATTTATGTCCAAGGGAGTATGTTTGTAGTTGAGTAGCAAAGAGATTTAAACATATAGGGTGTATATAAaggatttaaaaagtaaatctGATGTATTATAATATGATCCCATCCAGGAAAGAGTTTGATCGTTtgtgaatttgaatcctcaagagacacgacacgaataaatcatAGAAGAACGGGGAATAAGACAAATatggaggacgccacaatctagcagattgataagtcaagtgaagattcgccacaaagatgttaatctttaaTAAGAACCAGaagcctaagccaagaacaaagagaatcctctctttaatgaaatcaaattcaatatatgactaaaagtgtctacaatagttttttgtacctctatatataggcacataagtttaagaaaacctaagaaccctacaagaaggcccaagccaaaacataaactaatttataaaaaaaaaaacgaaagcccaaaaacatagaaacataaccaatttctaaaagaaaacccaaagtcaaaaaatataaactaatttcctAATAACTATCCTTCAAAAGTGCTCaaagccatgatcttcatatcctttgaatttccaCTTACAGTTGGTTGTAGCATCAAAAGCCTTGAATAGATTTGATTTTCCAATTTCTTGCTCCTTGTCCCtgtcataggtcctttgaattgtaaaagttcatcttcaagttcttcttgtatgaaatctagggatagtcctctatcattaCCCCCATTCTTGAATCGAAGTTGTCCTCAATTTCGAATCTACATCAAATGGAGACAAGTCATTAATATTGAAACTAGAGCTTACCCCATAATCTTCAGGTAGATCGACAACATAGGCACTGTCATTGATTCTTTTAAGAACTTGAAATGGTCCATCTCCTCTTGGTAAAAATTTAGATTTCCTTTTAGAAGGAAATTTCTCCTTCCTAAAGTGAACCCACACCCAACCACCAGGTTCAAACTTGAGTTGCTTTCTCCCTTGGTTAGTCTTAGAGGCTAACTTGAAagtgtgttaatttaattgctttattattttaataatgtgctTGACCATTGTGcatgataataaaatcctagaagtgtaggaattatcacgaaacatgaattgttTGAATGGTTGTGTAATTGTTTGGTGTTTGAGTTGTAGTGGGCTCGGACCTTAGCTAGCACAATTTAGCTTGGACTTATtgtggtttattatttttttgcttGGAGCGAGAGCAATTATAATCCAAGAAGGGCTCTAGGTCTTCAATTGGAGAAAGGAATatcaggtaaggggagttgcaCCTAATTGATTAATGTGTGAATAATACATGTTTTGGTTGTATGTTGAATGCATGAAAgcctttttctttcatttttgatGTGAAAATCACGTTTATGGGTTTTTGGCCAGAAAACCGCTTGGCGGTGTTCTTGAACTGTCAGGTGATACATGCAGATTGAACCAATTTTCTGGATTTGGCTATGAACCGCCTGACAGCAGATACGAACCGCCAAGCGACGCGAATTGAGTTTGGACAGTTCTGTGTTTTCTTGGTTCTCGTGGCACTTTTGGGACTTCCCGTGAAATTATATACTTTGTGGAATGTctaatgttatatattattagcaTGAATGTCAcaattttgatgatattttgatGAATTGAGGAGTCTGATTACATGAGCTGCGATTTAATCCCCATAATGTGCTGCTATCAtaaccaattccttccttatattgttcattacaattaaggctgagattgcattgatattgtaACGTGTGAGTATAAATATGCACTCTGTCATGACcaaaaaaaattctctacacttctctaattctttcccatcatcactcccacatacacacctccttttttatctctctttcaaaaaaaaaaacatattggaGGAGGTAGGAAAAATAAGAAGATAGTTATAATGTAGGGAACAAAAGAAGGAGATTGATATAGAAGAGAAGGAACTAGAAAGTTTAACAGGTATGTCAGTgccaattttttcatttattcattcccaaattttaactatattttgttttaatattatatgtttttcttcaCCTACTTTTGagcttcttttattttatcttattctaaaaatcataacaaaaaacaattttCCTCATTTCTTTAGTGTTTGTTTAACACCAATTTTcaaacttctttttttctttagaaaatataatatatatatatatatatataataaaaaaatgttttctttgtttaatttttagtgtCTGTCTGACCGCTCACATCACATTACAcctattttcaaataattcaaatttccaaaaacaaacataaaaaaaagttttcaaaattatagaaaaatcaaatcaaaaagtttctcaaatattttttcataaagaactatgtaaccctgattctccattcacatgaAGATATGTAGGAGTGACGATTAATCCTCGTTGGgcccaaaaaaccaaaaaaattatttttgtttcttttgttaatccttttattgttacttttggggaaaattaaatattttgaaaaccacatatttttgcatatttaattaaaggtatcgtctaaggacggacgttgtgggggtgctaataccttccccacgcgtaatTGACTTCcggacccaaaatctggttttttagcagaccttgtcttatctttttggGTTTTCGTAGTTTTTCAGAATGAACTATGGTGacgactccaaactctgtttttgcaaatttaatttttggttcgccatcccgtcgcgatttcggttgcgacacaTATGAAGGAAGGGGAGTCACTGAATGAGTATCTTGCTCGAACTCTCATCATCGTTAATAAGATGAAGGCTAGTGGTGATGCGATCAAAGATGGTCTCGTTGTTGAAAAGATTTTGAGATCAATGACCAAAGAGTTTAATTATGTTGTTTGTAGCATTGAAGAGTCTAAGAATCGAGTATCATGTCCATTGATGAATTGCAAAGTAGCTTGCTTGTGCATGAACAACGAATGGGCTCCCAGGATGAAGAAGAACATACATTGAAGATTAGTTCCAGAGTTGTTTTTGGTGGACTAGGTAGAGGTCGTGGAAGCTTGGCATAGTGAAGCTTGGCAACAACACAAGCATGGATGTCATTAGAAAGGGCAATATAAGGCTACAGGTGGAGGGAATGGTGTAGAAGATCACTTGAGTTTTTTATGTACCAAACCTGAAGAACAATTTGCTAAATATTAGTAGTTGCAAGAGAAGGGGTTGGCTATTCTATTCCAGAGTGACATATGCAAGGTGTATCATTCAGAGAGAGGATTGATCATGATTACAAAGATGTCAACCAATCGAATGTTCAAACTACATGCGATATCTCAACCTATTGTACCAACTTGTTTCAGCACAACAACATAAGAAGTAACTCAACTATGGCATTATAGACATGGAAATTTAAGCTATAATGGCTTAAAGACACTTCAAGAGAAGAACATGGTAATTGGGCTACCAGAATTGAAGTCTCCTCCAAGGATATGTGATGATTGCATGACGGGAAAACAACATAGAGCCTCATTTCCTAAGAAAACTCATTGGAGAGCCACACAAATCCTTCAGTTGATCCATGTTGATATACGTGGACCACTCACACCTAATTCTAACAGTGGAAAGAGGTACctaattacttttattgatgattttagcAGAAAAATTTGGGTTTACTTTCTCGTAGAAAAGGTAGAAGCATTTATTactttcaaaaatttcaaaactgaTGTTGAGAAAGAAACAGatttaacaattaaatgttTGCGCACTGATCGCGGAGGAGAATTTATGTcacaagaatttaaaaaaatctgtGATAATAATGGTATTCGACGATAACTGACAGTTGCCTActcaccacaacaaaatggagttgccGAGCGCAAAAATAGGACAATTATGAATATGGTTCGTAGCATGCTCTCTTCAGGGAAAGTTCCTAAAATGTTCTAGCCTGGAGCTATAAATTGGATGGTGCATGCCCTTAATCGGAGTCCAACATTTGCAATCAAAGATCAAACTCCAGAAAAAGTTTGGAGTGGAGATAAACCTTTAGTTgagtatttttgaatttttggttGCCTTTCTCATGTTCATATATCTGATAAAAAGAGAACTAAGTTAGATGATAAAAGCCTGAAATGTGTATTCTTGGGAGTTAGTGATGAGTCTAAAGCATATAGGCTCTATGATccaatctaaaaaaaattatcataagtCGAGATGTTGTGTTTGATGAAAATAGTTATTTGGAATGGGATCAGAAATATGAGAAAGCAATTAGGTGTGACTTAGACTGGAATGTTCATGAAAATGGAACTAAAAATCCTAGTTTGGAAGAAGTGGAAGGAGATCCTGAATTTGATGTTGATGAAAGAGAAGAGTATTCTTTGGACTCTTTGAGTGGATATGCTACTTCAATCTCTAATAAAGTCAGAAACAAGAGACAACGTTGTTGGATGGAAGATTATGTGTCTAGAGAGGGCCTTTTCTTAGAAGAAAATGAGGCTCTATTAGTGATGTCTACAACTGATGATCCAATCCAAAAAGCTATTAAAAGTGAAAAGTGGAGGAAAACAATGGATGTTGAAATGGAAGcgataaaaagaaataacacaTGGGAATTGGCTGAATTACCTAAAGGAGCGAAGAAGGTGGGTGTGAAATGGGTCTATAAAACTAAGTTGAATGAAAATGGAGAAGTCGACAAGTATAAGGCAAGGTTGGTTGTAAAGGGTTATGCCCAAGAATATGGAGTGGATTACACTGAAGTTTTTGCCCCTATTGCACGTGTGGAAACAATCAGGTTAGTTGTGGCATTTGCAGCACACCAAGGATGGCCTATCTACCAACTAGATGTTAAGTCTGCCTTTTTGTATGGTGAGTTAAGTTAAACTATTTTTGTAGAACAACCCATTGGTTATATTCAAAAGGCAAATGAGCATATGgtgtataaattaaagaaagcattaTATGGGCTTAAGCAGACACCACGTGCATGGTACAGTCGAGTGGAGGCTTATTTCATGAAAGAAAGTTTTGAGAAATATAGTGTTGAGCACACTTTGTTTGTTAAAAGACAAGACAATAAAGTAGTGATTGTTAGTCTTTGTGTGGATGATCTTATTGTTTCTGGTAATGATGGGTTAATGATTGTTGATTTCAAAGAATCAATGAAGCGCGAGTTTGCCATGACAGATCTTGGTATTATGTGGTATTTTTTGGGTCTTGAAGTTCTTTAGAAATCTCATGATATTTTTATCAGTCAGCATAAGTATGCATTAGAAGTGTTGAAGAGATTTGGAATGGATAAGAGTAACTTGGTTCACAATGAAGAGATTTGGAATGGATAAGAGTAACTCGGTTCACAATCCTATTGTTCCGGGTTCTGAGCTTGTGAAGGATGAAGAAGGAGTTAAAGTAGATAAGACTCATTATAAACAAGTTTTAGGCAGTCTCATGTATCTTACATCTACACGACCAAATATGATGTTTGTGGTAAGTCttattagtcattatatagAAAATCCTATTGAGATGCACTTGCAAGTTGTGAAACAAGCATTGAGGTATTTGAAGGGTACAACTGATTACGGGATATTTTACAAGAAAGGAGGAGATGAAAAACTCATTGCCTACACCGATAGTGATTATGCTGGAGACTTAGATGACAGAAAAAAACACTTCTGGATATGTGTTTCTTATATCTTCAAGAGCAATGTCATGGATTTCTAAGAAGCAACCAGTGGTATGTTTATCTACTACGAAGGCAGAATTTATTGTTACTACACTATGTGCATGACAAGCAATTTGGTTGATAAGGGTTTTGGGAATTTTGGGTCAAAAACAAGAAGAAGTTGTTACTGTATTTTGTGATAGCAGCTCGACAATTAAACTTTCAAGAAACCCAGTTATGCATGGCCGCACTAAACATATAGATGTGTGTTTTCATTTTTTGCGAGAGTTGAGAAAAGATGGCAACATTGAACTTACTCATTGTGTAACATtccggtcggatattactaatttaaataataaaattaagaaatatgatgaaaaccttATTATTTATACTTCACTTCTCAAAAACAcgtgaaattttaaaacatttattacatcagaagttatccaaaaatccataatttatgaaactccaatacaATATCCAAATTCCAAATCAGTAAAACATGatttacaaaattcataaaaacaataatgataaaactccaGTAAAAGTTTTTCTCAACTACCCATCTCTCTGATGTTATGCCTCACCaacaccacctgcaacatcatctgctctcgtgtaacgcattacacgatcatcgccaaacataagTAGATAGGGTAAGCTCATAAACAgttaacatataagttaataaaatcaagatacaccgaactattttattctagttaattcttggccaagacctttgtaccccaaggcttttcaaccttgaATTCACACAAAATGGTTAACCATGGACTCATGATtaatgatgctcacacgaac encodes:
- the LOC114173591 gene encoding uncharacterized protein LOC114173591; amino-acid sequence: MKEGESLNEYLARTLIIVNKMKASGDAIKDGLVVEKILRSMTKEFNYVVCSIEESKNRKYEKAIRCDLDWNVHENGTKNPSLEEVEGDPEFDVDEREEYSLDSLSGYATSISNKVRNKRQRCWMEDYVSREGLFLEENEALLVMSTTDDPIQKAIKSEKWRKTMDVEMEAIKRNNTWELAELPKGAKKVGVKWVYKTKLNENGEVDKYKARLVVKGYAQEYGVDYTEVFAPIARVETISRVEAYFMKESFEKYSVEHTLFVKRQDNKVVIVSLCVDDLIVSGNDGLMIVDFKESMKREFAMTDLGIMWYFLGLEVL